The Magallana gigas chromosome 6, xbMagGiga1.1, whole genome shotgun sequence genome includes the window CAGACGACTGCTTTCCGAGTGAAAGGCTCAATTTTTTCTCGATGGATCGGAGTTTTGCCCAAGTAATCACATACAACGTTGTATTTACTGTAAGAATCAAAGAAAACGGAAGGGTGACGAGGAAGAACTGGGCCAATCCACCATTTACGCCGTCGAAAAAACAACTGAAAGACAGTAATAAACCACTGTATAGGGCAACAAtgccatgatttttttttcttggcacATCAACCGCTGATGAGTGTAGAGAAAAATAGTGCAATTTTAGAAAATGTGTATTGTGTGCTATAATTGTAGATTAAACATCATTGAATGATACACCGGTAATATAAGAAATATGTACCGTATTAATTTATAAACcattttctacaaaatataaatttaacgaCCTGTATTATGATAAGATTTTGGGatttatggttttaaaaaaggaattcGATTGAGTTTGTTGGGAAAACAATAGATTGTAAATAAACAAGGATGaaataattacataattatagtatttcaaaaagtaaatataccggtatacagtATAGATCATGTGTATAAATCATAAATCTAAGTTCTCTCAAGTTATCGTCTTCACTATATCATAAGACAAATGCATTTATTAAGAAAGCTCGATGTTCGTGaccaattttaaattgtattgatctcctttaggaGAAGAGTTCTAGAtaaaaatgtaggaaaacaCCCTTTAAAAGGCAAAatctaaagatattttttttagtaaatattagtttatagcttaacaaattatctttaaaaaaaattaggcaTATCTGATGGTTTATGTTGGCCACTCAGCCTCCTTAAGAAAACTTAGAAGGGTGCAAAAGTGCCACGTTGGCAATATCATTTCGAATGATATCAACCAGTCTTATTGATAAGATATATATTACACTACTTCATTATTATTAGGCTCTATAATTAGAGTTTAAACCAAATTCTTCATTACAATGACCGTTACTTACAAAGCACCACTTGGGCCAAACTGTTTTGCTGCAAGTGCAATCATGGATAGAAGGAAAGGAAATCCAAAGATCCACAATAATAGACGCCAATCTCGTCTTCCGTATTTCAACTGCTTATTGAAGATCATCAGTGTAAAAGCGTTCACCGCAACGATGTTTACCATCAGAGCCTGAGCTAGGATGAACTCCAGCAGCATGACTCCGTAGAACTGGCAAAGCGAGGCTGGGTAGACATGTCTTTTGGTTATGGTTATGTGAAGATGATCCATACTGTGGGCCAAATTGAAGGCGCCATCACAAATCGCCATGTAGACTACGAACCTTTCACTTTTGGTCCAGTCAACAAATGCACGTTTTGGATTTTTTCTGAAGCTGAACGCTATTGCCAGAATAGCCGAAATCAGACTCAGGAAAATGCAGGTCAGTGCTGGAACGTGCAGGGAGTAGAATTGTCCATTGCCCAGACCGTACACGGGAAGATCGTACCCGTCCCTCAGAGCGGGAGGACCAAGGGTAGAACTGTGGGTTGACGTGCTGTTGTCGTGGTCCATCTTGAGAGGTACAATGTAAATGTAGACGTCGTGAAAGGTAATGTATTGTTTCAAATAGATACCTACTTCCTTGCTTGGTTTTAGCTAATGAATAAAAGATCTAAAAACTGAGTTTCCTTCTTAAATAGTGTTGAACAAATTGCATACATGCCCCAGTCAAAacacaaaatgtataaatatgtttttttcctttttcaataaaattgaacaaaacGTAAACATGTtcctaatatataaatatatcctGTTTAAACTACCAATATATGCGTATTACAGTATTATACGTATGTTGCACAGAAACATTAACGAATTGTTTTGTACATACGGCTTTCTTGATTAAAAGCGGAACTAAAAACGGAAAGGAAAATATAGTATCAATTTAATAACTTGAAAGTGTATAAATAGGACCAGAAACAATCTTCTTTATATTAAATGTTCATaaacttgtatgaaaaataCTTGTAGATACGATTtgatttacattaatatttgtttCTTGTGAATCCTCACCAACTAAAGCATTGTAGTTATTAAAAGTACATACCATTACTTAgcaataaaatatgaacattgCAACTGACTTCGACTTAACAGTTTCCTTTTATGTAGTAGCATTGTAACCTAGCATCGTAGCGCAGTGTATGATGTATTGAATTAAAGACTAATCAAAACGGGACATCCTACAACTTAAGACCGTCATCTTTACAAAGTTTTGCAGAATCAAGTTAGTTATTTAATACATCGAATGagaattttctatttttttttatacactatttacattgtacatgtaccacaaGGTGTAGGGTTGAGTCATAACAGGGAACACaatacttttttcatttaatttaaaacaaagagtGAAATTAACATTCAAAACGTAAAATCGATCTATTCACAACCATTTTTTTCagaaacactttttaaaattgcagTGTGGTCACACTAATAAAAGGTGTTTGGATcacattttagttttaaaaattgtgtctTGAACTGTAACGAAAAGCGTTCGAAAAGGATGAATATTCCATATACGCACAAATATTACTATTTTAAAGCATAGCCTATGGAAAAAATATCCGAGATGGGCTAGAAGTGTTAAGACCTTCCAACCCAGGGAAGGGTCAATCTTCGCCAACAACCTCTAATGGAAAAATCTTTtggggagagagagagtggTAGAAAAAGCATGGTTGTGGCAAAACTTTCATGTACTGGCATTTTCTTCAGGACCTATAAAAAGCTGATTCTTAGTCAACGATCGACAAGTCGTAGAAACTAGCCATAAACCAACACCAGAACTATTGATTATGTAAcgtttacatgtaagtatatactTCGTACTTAAACTCATACTACATTACTcaaacatgtttataatttCTAGGCCGGATTGATCTTGATTCTTATCAGCCCCTCTGGCCTCCACTTCCAGTATGTGGTGGATAGTGTTTGTTGGACTGTTTTTATTGGCGGACCATGGATCAGGTTCatatgtttacaattttctttcattcataACGTTTTTATTATGTAATGAATAATTTGAGTAACTTTACTATGGACGCAATATGTCCCTCCTAAGATTGTCTTTCATTGCATTTAAGCATGCATGTGTCGAATGCAATTAGTACTGGGCACTGCCATTACTGTGAAAACGACAAATAAAAGAAGCAATTGGGTGGGATTCCCTGAAAATTCATAGTTCGTTTTACAAGcatgcttttttaaatatctttaaagtttctttttATGGTTCATATGGTTATGAAGACCCATCTTTCTATTAGGAAGAAACCACAAacaacaatcaaagtactgaagaactgaggggagttgattttgtcgatgtttatttattctaaaatcaatgatatgttattttgcatgacaagtacatgtagtttctagtttgaattacgcacatttttataatatgattttttggactttttcgacaagaatgtcgagaaacccccatatgaatcatgttaaagataaaattaattcaatcaaactatgtatcagtaatagaaatgtttctcgaaaattgtattgattcaagcaatattgaactctagtatcggtcaaccaaacgctcggctgacaccgtaaatctccggcaaggatttacggagacagccgagcgtcgagttaaacaagactatattgaattctggcgtaggaatacaaacgactacaaaaatatataaattgttcgtaccatttaaaatctgactattttcatttatatttataaataagtttccttgaaaaacaatggtttAGCATAatttacatcgaatttatcaattattttcaagaattaagtcttgtcagcagcaatgatttgtgctgaggtccaaacactgtttcactttcggtttgtctgagtaactgcataggagagttgattaaaatcaactcccaaaaaagcatgcatttgttatttcggacattaattaaatgtatcattatttgggtattttttcatagaaatatTATACACATAAAATCCCAATCTTTAGCAGACATAGTAAAACAAAGCTAATCTTAATCTCTAGATCAGTTATCTTAAATGACGATAAGTACGTGTACAATTATTTATGATAGTTGTatgtagattttttaaaaattaaatttacatgcTTCAAAACTAAAATGTCCGCGGACGctaaacatgaaaaaaacttgaaatagCCTTACTACTTCACTACAATTACAGTATTATGAGTCCTTGAAGTCCATACTGTCAATATAGCAAATGATCGATTACGAATTAGACCACACATTTTAGTTAAGGATGAGTGTtcctctgataagagagataacttctgtagaaaataatatcacttggtttctgttaactcacaattattGAGGCATGTAACAACAAGGGAGGTGGTGCATGGTCCCAATTTATGTTGGAAGGCGATACActtattttaattcaaagatagaaaaagaaaattagaactgaacccCATGGCTCTTTTGAAGCAGGGGggcaaaaaagtaaagaaaactttaacaaaatattacaagaaatgtatcataatgataaagTATTTATGAGGCAATATCTACATCACtattcctccccccccccctcccgatgGATTTATTCTTCTTTCaaatataactaaattttatgtacttgttcagtacatgtacggtacatgtttgatgttttaggccAGAGAATATTTggatggaatatttttatttctctatctATAGCTCGTTCACAGAgctgaatgaattataattgggGAAAATGTTACCAagacaattacaaattttagACTTAGTTATAATCGTTTAaaacttataacatttcaaatgtttaaaattgaataaggcTTTTCTATTCTGAGGGAGCAGATATGGGAAAACAAACTGAAAAAAACCATAATGATTATTTCAGCTCATTTGATTCAAGACAGTATATCCCTGTATTGATATCATACCAATTACTGGAAGATTATT containing:
- the LOC105339217 gene encoding uncharacterized protein, which gives rise to MDHDNSTSTHSSTLGPPALRDGYDLPVYGLGNGQFYSLHVPALTCIFLSLISAILAIAFSFRKNPKRAFVDWTKSERFVVYMAICDGAFNLAHSMDHLHITITKRHVYPASLCQFYGVMLLEFILAQALMVNIVAVNAFTLMIFNKQLKYGRRDWRLLLWIFGFPFLLSMIALAAKQFGPSGAFCFFDGVNGGLAQFFLVTLPFSLILTVNTTLYVITWAKLRSIEKKLSLSLGKQSSGSKMKHAAVRAMSLFVLAFIFQWLTLALFGIWVFVDPVTLPPALIHAVTIFSNVGGIVNLIVFLVIRRRLQNQAQVSLDHSHGSKPSGTKDTSHTDV